In a genomic window of Zingiber officinale cultivar Zhangliang chromosome 9B, Zo_v1.1, whole genome shotgun sequence:
- the LOC122022441 gene encoding uncharacterized protein LOC122022441, which yields MERFLRKYDKECMKVMMLKHEETFRRQVHELHRLYRVQKLLMRDMKDNELKSQSFTNFTDQKNVSDSCLLGNNHKEFRQPRRQRVLNLELPADQYIERAEEDVMLELEDGGGIELALTIGNSWRKREEVSFTSDEAASFSSSSTETGGLKLSGHGWKLQGMEEGNFSYDSNRKNGYDMEGVREESLKQPSWHIQCLSLKMA from the exons ATGGAGAGGTTCCTGagaaaatatgataaagaatGCATGAAGGTGATGATGCTGAAACATGAAGAGACCTTCAGGCGACAG GTCCATGAACTCCACCGCTTGTACAGAGTTCAGAAGCTTCTAATGAGAGACATGAAGGACAATGAGTTGAAGTCACAGAGCTTCACCAATTTTACTGACCAAAAGAATGTCTCCGACTCATGTCTTCTCGGCAATAATCACAAGGAGTTTAGGCAACCGCGAAGGCAACGGGTGCTTAATCTTGAACTTCCAGCTGATCAGTACATAGAAAGAGCTGAGGAAGACGTGATGTTAGAGCTGGAAGACGGCGGCGGCATTGAATTGGCACTGACTATAGGAAACAGTTGGAGGAAGAGAGAAGAGGTATCTTTCACTTCTGATGAGGCAGCAAGCTTTTCCTCATCGTCGACTGAGACTGGAGGGTTGAAGTTAAGTGGGCATGGATGGAAGCTGCAGGGGATGGAAGAAGGAAACTTCAGCTATGACAGCAATAGGAAGAATGGATATGATATGGAAGGAGTGAGAGAGGAAAGTCTGAAGCAGCCATCTTGGCACATTCAGTGTTTGAGTCTCAAGATGGCTTGA